In Camelus dromedarius isolate mCamDro1 chromosome 4, mCamDro1.pat, whole genome shotgun sequence, the following are encoded in one genomic region:
- the LOC105093767 gene encoding uncharacterized protein LOC105093767 isoform X2: protein MNVSSERCNISDWLRLEATVKASVYLVTFSFATFITVIIIATVLQNSKLRRKVRYLLLCHHLLCISSYCGLGVLFQGMRALLANSPVLMCWLVFGAQLSVGEGILVTLALMAVNACLAICWPLKSLSFVDLFKYKILAGAWLIIILKNACLFLIEGTNPTQEAVLKSEPLCPVILNGVPARAVGMLFLFLPLSIILISYSLIYKEGKRAGHFNRSNVKARKTVLIHLVQLALHVIPTLIFIGLGKMCGEFFFALNLVLFGVFAFAQCFNPLIYGLWNRELQSKLCHWMCYQLWCGHTVTSRGPV from the coding sequence ATGAATGTGTCTTCTGAGCGCTGTAACATATCAGATTGGCTGAGGCTGGAAGCCACAGTGAAGGCCTCTGTATACCTGGTGACTTTCTCCTTTGCCACcttcatcactgtcatcattatCGCCACAGTGTTGCAGAATTCCAAGCTGAGGAGAAAGGTCCGATACCTCCTCCTTTGCCACCATCTGCTGTGCATCTCCTCCTACTGCGGCCTGGGGGTGCTTTTCCAAGGGATGCGGGCCCTCCTGGCCAACAGCCCGGTGCTGATGTGCTGGCTGGTGTTTGGGGCACAGCTAAGTGTTGGAGAAGGGATTCTCGTCACCCTGGCCTTGATGGCTGTCAACGCCTGCCTAGCAATTTGTTGGCCCTTGAAATCTCTGTCCTTTGTAGATCTTTTCAAGTATAAGATTCTGGCTGGGGCTTGGCTAATTATTATACTAAAGAATGCTTGCTTATTTCTTATAGAAGGCACTAACCCCACCCAGGAGGCTGTTTTAAAATCTGAACCCCTTTGCCCAGTGATCTTGAATGGCGTTCCTGCCAGAGCCGTCGGcatgcttttccttttccttcctctgtctaTCATTCTTATAAGTTACTCTCTGATCTACAAAGAAGGGAAGCGGGCTGGCCATTTTAATAGATCAAATGTCAAGGCGAGGAAGACAGTGCTAATTCACTTAGTGCAGCTGGCCCTACATGTGATACCAACCCTGATATTCATAGGTTTGGGAAAGATGTGTGGggaatttttctttgctttaaatctGGTGCTTTTTGGAGTCTTTGCATTTGCCCAGTGTTTTAACCCTCTGATCTATGGGCTCTGGAATAGAGAGTTGCAAAGCAAATTATGCCATTGGATGTGCTATCAACTGTGGTGTGGTCACACG